The sequence ACGACGATAGTTATCGGGTGCTGATGCCGTACCGTCCTAGGGTCATGTCCCCGCAGATCGTCGTCGCCGGAGCCGTCATCGCCGAATCCGCGGCCGGGCGCGCGGTGCTGATCGCGCAGCGACGCCGTCCGCCGGAGCTGGCCGGTCTCTGGGAACTGCCCGGCGGCAAGGTCATGCCCGGTGAGAGCGAATCCGCCGCCCTGGCCCGCGAGCTCGTTGAGGAGTTGGGCCTGGACGCCGACGCCATCACGGTGGGGGAGCGCCTCGGCGCCGACGTCGTGCTGAGCCCCGATACGACCTTGCGCGCCTACCTGGTCGACCTGGCGCACGGCGAGCCCCACCCGCACGACCATCAGGCCCTGCGCTGGGTGACCGCTGTGCAACTGGCCGACGTTGACTGGGTACCTGCTGATCGAGCTTGGCTCGGCGAGCTGACTCGTGCACTGTGGTGAAAAGGCTGTGTAAATCTTGCTGATGAATTCAGTCGCGCAGCGATATACCTAGCTAGGCTGGTATTTCGGGTCCGAAAACGTGCGCGGCGGCGGCCCCGTCCCTGAACGTGCGCCGCTGGAGTGCGTGACCCGCGAAGGAGAGTCCCGATGACACGCGCAGCGCGACCGCCCACTCGCCGAACCGCCGGAATCGGTGGCCCGCTCGAGGAACTGCTGGAACGCAGTGGCCGGTTCTTCACCCCGGGCCAGGTCTCGCCGGATCTGCGCACCGTCACCCGCCGGGGCGGGCGTGAGGCGGACATCTTCTACCGGGACCGCTGGAGTCACGACAAGGTGGTCCGGTCCACCCACGGGGTGAACTGCACCGGCTCGTGCTCCTGGAAGATCTTCGTCAAGGACGGCATCATCACCTGGGAGAACCAGGCCACCGACTACCCCTCGGTGGGCCCGGACCGGCCTGAGTACGAGCCGCGCGGCTGCCCGCGCGGCGCCTCGTTCTCCTGGTACTCCTACTCGCCGACCCGGGTGCGCTACCCCTACGCGCGCGGAGCGCTGGTTGAGATGTTCCGGGAGGCCAAGGCACGCCTGGGCGACCCGGTGCTGGCCTGGGCGGACATCCAGGCCGATCCCGAGCGCCGCCGGCGCTACCAGCAGGCCCGCGGCATGGGCGGTCTGGTCCGGGTGTCCTGGGCCGAAGCCACCGAGATGATCGCGGCCGCCCATGTGCACACCATCAAGACCTACGGCCCGGACCGGGTCGCCGGGTTCTCGCCCATTCCGGCGATGTCGATGGTGTCGTTCGCGGCCGGGGCGCGTTTCATCCAGCTGCTCGGCGGGGTGATGACGTCCTTCTACGACTGGTACGCCGACCTGCCGGTCGCCTCGCCCCAGGTCTTCGGCGACCAGACCGACGTCCCGGAATCCGGGGACTGGTGGGACGCCGCCTACCTGATGATGTGGGGCTCCAACGTCCCGATCACCCGCACGCCCGACGCGCACTGGATGGCCGAGGTGCGGTACCGGGGCACCAAGGTGGTCACCGTCAGCCCCGACTACGCCGACAACACCAAGTTCGCCGACGAATGGATGCCGTGCGCGGCCGGCACCGACGGCGCCCTGGCGATGGCGATGGGCCACGTCATCCTCACCGAGTGCTACGTCAAGCAGGAGGTGCCGTTCTTCACCGACTACGTGCGCCGCTACACCGACCTGCCGTTCCTGATCAAGCTGGAGGAGCGTGACGGACGGCTGGTTCCGGGAAAGAACCTGACCGCCGCCGACCTGGGCCAGGATGTCGAAAATGCCGCGTTCAAGCCGGCCCTGCTGGACGAGGTCACCGACAGTGTGGTGGTACCGCAAGGCTCGTTGGGCTTCCGCTGGGGCGACGAGGGCATGGGCAAGTGGAACCTGGAACTCGGCGATATCCGGCCGGCG is a genomic window of Mycolicibacter heraklionensis containing:
- a CDS encoding (deoxy)nucleoside triphosphate pyrophosphohydrolase; protein product: MSPQIVVAGAVIAESAAGRAVLIAQRRRPPELAGLWELPGGKVMPGESESAALARELVEELGLDADAITVGERLGADVVLSPDTTLRAYLVDLAHGEPHPHDHQALRWVTAVQLADVDWVPADRAWLGELTRALW